One genomic region from Chelmon rostratus isolate fCheRos1 chromosome 11, fCheRos1.pri, whole genome shotgun sequence encodes:
- the LOC121613968 gene encoding p53 apoptosis effector related to PMP-22, with protein MFRCGIAYPRCRWIVPLLLLFAIIFDIIAIAATSGWVEDEDAKSHYASMWNQYRGRNDQWDSKSLMEFSWAQAVAALMIIGLLILIVAFIVSCVALCCSLNIALLPFIGVLLIVVVVLQVIALIIYPVKFNELIFEGHYYYTWAYGFGWGATILCIGCAILFCCLPRYEDELSGLAKTKYIYSSA; from the exons ATGTTTCGCTGTGGGATCGCCTACCCCCGATGCAGGTGGATCGtgcccctgctgctgctcttcgcCATTATTTTTGACATCATCGCCATCGCCGCTACCTCCGGATGGGTCGAGGACGAGGACGCCAAGTCTCACTACGCCAGTATGTGGAACCAGTACCGAGGCAGGAATGACCAGTGGGACAGCAAGTCGCTCATGGAGTTCT CTTGGGCCCAGGCGGTGGCTGCTCTGATGATCATCggcctcctcatcctcatcgtcGCCTTCATCGTCTCCTGCGTGGCTCTGTGCTGCTCGCTCAACATCGCTCTCCTGCCCTTTATAGGAGTCCTGTTGATCGTTGTCG tggTTCTCCAGGTCATCGCGCTGATCATCTACCCCGTCAAATTCAACGAGCTGATCTTCGAGGGCCACTACTACTACACCTGGGCCTACGGCTTCGGCTGGGGCGCCACCATCCTCTGCATCGGCTGTGCCATCCTCTTCTGCTGCCTGCCCCGCTACGAGGATGAGCTGTCCGGCCTGGCCAAGACCAAATACATCTACTCCTCCGCTTAA